The genomic region CTACACCAACAGCACCCTGGCCACCGGATTCGGCCGCAACAATCGCAGTGCGGCCAGCACCCTGGTCAACGTCGCGGGAGCCATCGGAACCTGGGACCTGCACCTGGCGTCGACCGACGCTTCCTGCAAAGATCGGGGTACTACCGGATCGGCGCAAGACATCGATCGAGATACGCGGGCCGCCCCCGTGGACATCGGTGCCGACGAGTACATGGGCGCCCCGACCGGTCCTCCGACCGCGAGCCTGAGCATTGCTTCCGCCCCGGTGCGGCCCAGCGACGGGGCATGGCTGCTGAAGCCCGCCACGTGGAGCGTTACCCTCCTCGCGAACCGCAGTCTGGCGAGTCTTCCCACTCCCCTCACGTTCAGGGACAGCAGCGGAGCCACCATGCTCATCGCATTGACCGGGACCTTGCCCGGGACGACGTTCACGGGGACAATGGTGATCGGGTCGGCCATACCCGACGGCGCCGGCAGCTTTTCGCTGGCTACGGGGGCCCTGGTCGACACCTTGGGCAACACCGGCAACTCGATCATTCAGGGGAGCCAGGCGGTTGTCGACAAGACGCCGCCGTCGGTCCCGACCCATTTGATTTTCCAGTAGGAGAATCCCGCCAGACAGCCTGCCGTCGGGGCGGCGGCAGCATGGCGCAGGCCCGCGGGTCTGACAAACCCTCTCGATCGATCTTTCCATGAAAATCGATTACATCCATTACCTCGTGTCCGAGGACACGGGACGACACCACGTGCGGCAGTTCGCCAAGGCCGCCCAGGCCCTCGGCCATGACCTGAGGGAGCGGGCCATGAACCTGTCTCCGGATGGGGGCGGTGCTGCAGCCGGCGGCTCGGGCGGAGCGCGCTCGCGGCTGAAGCGCCGGTTCGGCCGTTACCTGCACGATCCCAAGGAGCTGCTGTGGAACCTGCGCTACGCGCGGCGCGAGCAGGAGCTGCTGGCCGCCGATCGGCCGGAAGTCCTGCTGGTCCGGGATCACGTCCTGACCGCCTCCTGCCTGAGGGTCTCGCGGCGGCTGGGCCTGCCGCTGGTTCTGGAGATGAACTCACCTGCCGAGGAAGGGACCCTGTATCAGGATCCCTACGTACACCTGCCCGGGGTCTCGGCCTGGCTCGAAGGCGTCAAGCTGCGACGCGCCGACGCCGTTGCCGTCGTCTCCTCCCGGCTGCGCGACTATCTGGTCGAGCGGCACCGTGTCGATCCCGGCAAGTTCGTCGTGGCGCCGAACGGTGCGGATCTGGAAGTCTTCAAGCCCGGGGCGCCGCGCGATCCCGGCATTCCCTGGGATCCTTCCGAGCTGCCCGTGGTCGGCTTCGTGGGCTCC from Candidatus Polarisedimenticolia bacterium harbors:
- a CDS encoding glycosyltransferase family 4 protein; translated protein: MKIDYIHYLVSEDTGRHHVRQFAKAAQALGHDLRERAMNLSPDGGGAAAGGSGGARSRLKRRFGRYLHDPKELLWNLRYARREQELLAADRPEVLLVRDHVLTASCLRVSRRLGLPLVLEMNSPAEEGTLYQDPYVHLPGVSAWLEGVKLRRADAVAVVSSRLRDYLVERHRVDPGKFVVAPNGADLEVFKPGAPRDPGIPWDPSELPVVGFVGSFRKWHGVEHLGRMLQEVGAVRPSARFLMVGDGPEIDVTRRLAEPLGDRVIFTGRVPHARVPRLVASFQIGVLPETLFYGSPLKMIEWMAAGKAVVAPAYDPVREVMQDREEGLLFPPGDADAMIRAVLELVDDPALRQRLGAAAATRAATSLSWQDNARKVLQGCSAALEKHRRSRPS